From Acidimicrobiales bacterium, one genomic window encodes:
- a CDS encoding DegV family protein, translated as MTVRIVTDSASDLTHDEATALGIDVVPLSIRFGDDVFLDSVELSIDEFYRRMADSEDLPQTAAPAPGAFQEVFRRRFADGASAIVCINLSSGLSATMESAELAARETDGDVRVVDSRSVTAGLGMMVLAAAEAAAGGAGADEIVGLMEAMRERTRVFGAIDTLENLKKGGRIGNAQALLGSLLAIKPLIDISSGVVEEAGRQRTRKKSLAWLRDKVAEYADEIETMSVMHAQADDIDDLVGMLSPLVDPLATRVGVIGPVVASHGGPGVIGLCFTLRA; from the coding sequence ATGACCGTTCGAATCGTCACCGACAGCGCCAGCGACCTGACCCACGACGAGGCCACGGCCCTTGGCATCGACGTGGTACCGCTCAGCATCCGATTCGGGGACGACGTGTTCCTGGACAGCGTGGAACTCTCGATAGACGAGTTCTACCGGCGGATGGCCGACAGCGAGGACCTGCCACAGACCGCGGCTCCGGCACCGGGAGCCTTCCAGGAGGTGTTCCGCCGCCGCTTCGCCGACGGGGCCAGCGCCATCGTCTGCATCAACCTGTCCAGCGGGCTGTCGGCCACCATGGAGTCGGCCGAGCTGGCCGCCCGCGAGACCGATGGCGACGTGCGCGTCGTCGACAGTCGATCGGTCACCGCGGGCCTGGGGATGATGGTCCTCGCCGCTGCGGAGGCCGCGGCCGGAGGAGCAGGGGCCGACGAGATCGTCGGCCTGATGGAGGCCATGCGGGAGAGAACCCGTGTATTCGGTGCCATCGACACCCTGGAGAACCTCAAGAAGGGCGGTCGGATCGGCAACGCCCAGGCCCTGCTCGGAAGCCTCCTTGCGATCAAGCCGCTAATCGACATCAGCAGCGGCGTGGTCGAGGAGGCGGGCAGGCAGCGCACTCGTAAGAAGTCCCTGGCCTGGCTGCGTGACAAGGTGGCCGAATACGCCGACGAGATCGAGACCATGTCGGTCATGCACGCCCAGGCCGATGACATCGACGACCTGGTCGGGATGCTCTCGCCACTGGTCGACCCGTTGGCCACCCGGGTCGGGGTGATCGGACCCGTGGTCGCCAGCCACGGCGGGCCCGGCGTGATCGGCCTCTGCTTCACCCTCCGAGCCTGA
- a CDS encoding DUF6049 family protein has protein sequence MIRRIIAAVVVATGLTAVTAPAGAEPGSATVSLVAQSPWIAYDGDLALELRITGNTDETTLRLQLHRTVDRRGLLALREGTLGEPLGDPVEMAVANVLNSAGVASLVLQVGTEGRLESRPGGVYPLTVTLLDARGTALDRLITPLVHLPVVPVGEAAAHRPLLVGITLAVEGPPPLRPDSRLRPDRATVRHMDAVVRAALGHPDVAMDVRLPPATVLGLARSDDLDHARLLADLVRTEGTGFRLQSSPFVTADPEAWRQAGRPDVHRDLLDHGDRVLMDQLGVVPDRSIAVLPPTAVPATLDLLGQLGAERFIVSADHLEPRPSAASAESTLPARLVAGDGSAHAALVADPDLARHLTDPQGAVSAAQHLLADMALLAWSDPTVTRIAVLTAPDGLPIDALTLDLVLGALEGAPFLRVTPLPDLFDAALATDAAAAVTYELWPDAVTSMSRRATDRSLAETTVAAYTAILGGPHPDAAALNDLLEVTAAAELDTDTMNAYLAAVYTAVSDVLGAFTTPADQSVRLTGRRADIPFSVHNGLSTDARVVLVLQSDGRLEFPEGAVLPVVLTPGNNRIAIPVQARTSGDARLQVTVRSPDDAQLLQLRSAHLTVRTTSLSGVGVLLFVGAIVVLAIWWVRAARVRSGRPEEST, from the coding sequence ATGATCCGCCGGATCATCGCCGCCGTCGTGGTGGCAACCGGCCTGACGGCCGTCACAGCGCCGGCCGGGGCCGAGCCCGGTTCGGCCACCGTCTCCCTCGTCGCCCAGTCCCCGTGGATCGCCTACGACGGTGACCTGGCCCTCGAACTTCGAATCACCGGCAACACGGACGAGACCACGCTGCGACTCCAACTCCATCGGACCGTCGACCGACGGGGGCTCCTCGCCCTCCGGGAAGGGACGCTCGGCGAACCCCTCGGGGACCCGGTGGAGATGGCAGTCGCAAACGTCCTGAACTCGGCCGGGGTGGCATCGCTCGTGCTACAGGTCGGCACCGAGGGTCGCCTCGAATCACGACCTGGCGGCGTATACCCGCTCACCGTGACCCTGCTGGATGCCCGGGGCACGGCCCTGGACCGCCTCATCACACCCCTGGTCCACCTACCCGTCGTGCCCGTGGGCGAGGCGGCCGCCCACCGGCCGCTCCTGGTCGGGATCACCCTCGCCGTCGAGGGTCCGCCCCCACTCCGCCCCGATAGCCGACTCCGACCCGACCGGGCCACCGTGCGCCACATGGATGCCGTGGTCCGGGCAGCCCTCGGCCACCCCGACGTCGCCATGGACGTCAGGCTTCCGCCAGCCACAGTGCTCGGCCTGGCCCGATCCGACGACCTGGACCATGCCCGCCTCCTAGCAGACCTGGTCCGGACCGAAGGGACGGGGTTCCGCCTCCAGTCCTCACCGTTCGTCACCGCTGATCCCGAGGCGTGGCGCCAGGCGGGACGCCCGGACGTCCACCGTGACCTCCTGGACCATGGGGACCGGGTGCTCATGGACCAACTGGGCGTGGTCCCGGACCGATCGATCGCCGTCCTACCGCCCACGGCGGTACCGGCCACCCTGGACCTGCTGGGACAACTGGGGGCCGAGCGGTTCATCGTCTCGGCCGACCACCTCGAGCCCCGCCCCTCTGCAGCCTCGGCCGAGAGCACACTCCCCGCCCGGCTGGTCGCCGGTGACGGATCCGCCCACGCCGCCCTCGTGGCCGATCCCGACCTGGCCCGCCACCTCACCGATCCACAGGGTGCGGTTTCGGCAGCCCAGCACCTCCTGGCCGACATGGCACTGCTGGCGTGGTCCGATCCCACGGTGACGAGGATCGCCGTGCTGACCGCGCCCGACGGCCTCCCGATCGACGCCCTCACCCTGGACCTCGTGCTGGGAGCCCTGGAGGGGGCCCCGTTCCTGCGGGTCACACCCCTACCGGACCTCTTCGACGCCGCCCTGGCCACCGACGCAGCCGCCGCGGTCACCTACGAACTCTGGCCGGACGCCGTCACGTCGATGTCCCGCCGGGCGACGGACCGCAGCCTCGCCGAGACCACTGTCGCGGCCTACACGGCGATCCTCGGCGGGCCCCATCCGGATGCTGCGGCACTCAACGACCTCCTCGAGGTGACGGCGGCCGCCGAACTGGACACCGACACCATGAACGCCTACCTGGCCGCGGTCTACACCGCGGTAAGCGACGTACTCGGCGCCTTCACGACTCCGGCGGACCAGAGCGTCCGACTCACCGGTCGCAGGGCCGACATCCCCTTCAGCGTGCACAACGGCCTGTCCACCGACGCCCGGGTAGTCCTCGTGCTGCAGAGCGACGGGCGACTGGAGTTCCCCGAGGGCGCCGTCCTCCCCGTCGTCCTGACACCCGGGAACAACAGGATCGCCATCCCGGTGCAGGCGCGTACCTCTGGCGACGCACGACTCCAGGTCACCGTCCGCTCCCCTGACGACGCCCAACTCCTCCAACTCCGATCGGCCCATCTGACGGTCCGGACCACGAGCCTGTCCGGTGTAGGGGTGCTCCTCTTCGTCGGCGCCATCGTCGTGCTGGCGATCTGGTGGGTCCGCGCTGCTCGGGTACGCTCCGGCCGACCCGAGGAGTCGACATGA
- the trxA gene encoding thioredoxin: MAGTITNLSETTFDEEVGATPEPVLVDFWAEWCGPCKLIAPILEEIAAEQAGSIRIAKVNVDEAPDLARRFEVMSIPTLILFDGGVPAKRMVGAKGKPQLLEELADYL; the protein is encoded by the coding sequence ATGGCCGGTACCATCACGAACCTGTCCGAGACCACCTTCGACGAGGAGGTCGGCGCAACGCCAGAACCCGTCCTTGTCGACTTCTGGGCCGAGTGGTGTGGCCCCTGCAAGCTGATCGCTCCGATCCTGGAGGAGATAGCAGCCGAGCAGGCCGGGTCCATCCGGATCGCCAAGGTCAACGTGGACGAGGCACCCGACCTGGCCCGTCGCTTCGAGGTCATGAGCATCCCGACGCTCATCCTGTTCGACGGTGGCGTGCCCGCGAAGCGCATGGTGGGCGCCAAGGGCAAGCCCCAGTTGCTCGAGGAACTGGCCGACTACCTCTAG
- the trxB gene encoding thioredoxin-disulfide reductase translates to MAHHEVVIIGSGPAGLTAAIYAARANLKPLVIEGEPSSNSDQPGGQLMLTTDVENYPGFPEGIMGPQLMADMRAQATRFGAEIVTLKVSRADFSARPFAIWIGDPDTAEPTYTAEAVIVSTGARSVMLGLEAEQRLIGHGLSTCATCDGFFFRDQEIAVVGGGDSAMEEAGFLTKFASKVTLIHRRDTLRASKIMQQRAFDNPKIEFAWNSVVVDVVGGTKVEALALRDTVTGEERDLPVTGVFIAIGHRPNTDLFTDQLDMDDAGYLVTGADRSTTNIEGVFACGDVQDHTYRQAVTAAGSGCMAAIDAERWLEGRCD, encoded by the coding sequence GTGGCCCACCACGAAGTCGTCATAATTGGATCCGGCCCTGCCGGCCTGACCGCAGCGATCTACGCGGCCCGCGCCAACCTGAAGCCGTTGGTCATCGAGGGCGAGCCCTCATCCAACAGCGACCAGCCGGGCGGACAGCTCATGCTGACCACCGATGTCGAGAACTACCCCGGCTTCCCCGAGGGGATCATGGGACCCCAGCTCATGGCCGATATGCGGGCCCAGGCGACCCGGTTCGGCGCCGAGATCGTGACCCTGAAGGTTTCGCGCGCCGACTTCTCGGCACGCCCCTTCGCGATCTGGATCGGCGACCCGGACACAGCCGAGCCCACCTACACCGCCGAGGCCGTCATCGTGTCCACCGGCGCACGATCCGTGATGCTCGGCCTCGAGGCCGAACAACGCCTCATCGGACACGGTCTATCGACCTGCGCGACCTGCGACGGCTTCTTCTTCCGCGATCAGGAGATCGCCGTGGTGGGCGGCGGTGACTCCGCCATGGAAGAGGCGGGCTTCCTCACGAAGTTCGCCTCCAAGGTGACGCTGATCCATCGACGGGACACACTCCGGGCCTCGAAGATCATGCAACAGCGGGCCTTCGACAACCCGAAGATCGAGTTCGCCTGGAACTCGGTCGTGGTCGACGTGGTCGGTGGGACCAAGGTCGAGGCGCTGGCGCTGCGCGACACGGTCACCGGCGAGGAACGGGACCTACCGGTCACCGGAGTCTTCATCGCCATCGGCCATCGACCCAACACCGACCTGTTCACCGACCAGCTCGACATGGACGACGCCGGCTACCTGGTCACCGGCGCCGACCGCTCAACGACGAACATCGAAGGCGTGTTCGCCTGTGGTGACGTCCAGGACCACACCTACCGACAGGCCGTCACCGCGGCCGGATCCGGCTGCATGGCAGCCATCGATGCCGAGCGGTGGTTGGAGGGTCGATGCGACTGA